A window of Prolixibacter sp. SD074 contains these coding sequences:
- a CDS encoding YicC/YloC family endoribonuclease → MMKSMTGYGKAECQLPNKKITIEVKSLNSKQLDINTRMPGLYKEKDISIRKLISDILGRGKVEYNMFLESLGEESNATINGAVVRDYYQQLNSIRKDLGIDENQSLLDIIMHLPDTVKTEREELDEEEWKQIIGKVKEALLHLDEFRVQEGNALYKDIESNIRRIQNLLPEVEPFEKERLDKVKERIIDNLNELEASDSVDNNRLEQEMIYYLEKLDINEEKVRLANHCIYFLETMKLDEQVGKKLGFIAQEIGREINTMGSKANHAEIQKIVIQMKDALERVKEQTLNVL, encoded by the coding sequence ATGATGAAATCGATGACCGGCTATGGTAAAGCCGAATGCCAACTACCGAACAAGAAAATTACCATCGAGGTAAAATCGCTAAACAGCAAGCAACTTGATATCAACACCCGCATGCCGGGCCTTTATAAAGAGAAAGATATTTCCATCCGGAAATTAATATCTGATATATTGGGGCGCGGGAAAGTGGAATACAACATGTTCCTTGAATCGCTCGGAGAGGAAAGCAATGCGACCATTAATGGCGCAGTAGTACGCGATTATTATCAACAACTTAATTCGATCCGAAAAGATCTTGGGATCGATGAAAATCAATCGTTGCTCGACATTATAATGCACCTTCCGGATACGGTTAAAACGGAGCGTGAAGAGCTGGATGAAGAGGAGTGGAAGCAAATTATCGGCAAAGTAAAAGAAGCACTTCTTCACCTCGATGAATTCCGAGTTCAGGAAGGTAATGCCTTGTACAAAGACATTGAGTCGAATATCCGGCGCATTCAGAATTTACTTCCAGAAGTGGAACCTTTCGAAAAAGAGCGCCTCGACAAAGTAAAGGAACGCATTATAGATAACCTGAATGAGTTGGAAGCTTCGGATTCCGTGGATAATAACCGGTTGGAGCAGGAAATGATTTATTACCTGGAAAAGCTGGACATCAACGAAGAAAAGGTCCGACTGGCCAATCATTGTATCTATTTTCTTGAAACCATGAAATTGGATGAGCAGGTAGGAAAAAAACTAGGGTTCATCGCCCAGGAAATTGGGCGTGAAATCAATACGATGGGTTCCAAGGCCAACCATGCCGAAATTCAGAAAATTGTCATTCAGATGAAAGATGCGCTTGAACGAGTAAAAGAACAAACACTGAATGTTTTATAA
- the gmk gene encoding guanylate kinase, which yields MKKGKLIIFSAPSGSGKTTIVRHLLTCPFDFRFSISATTREPRDGEIDGKDYYFLSVDEFKAKLAADEFLEWEEVYTGSYYGTLKSEVERIREKGQHVLFDVDVVGGTNIKKFYGDEALAVFVKPPSIEVLEKRLIQRSTDSPEVIAQRVTKAKHELTYTKYFDYILVNDDLQTALNEAEETVRAFLEK from the coding sequence ATGAAGAAAGGCAAACTGATTATATTCTCGGCGCCGTCCGGTTCGGGTAAGACAACCATTGTTAGGCACCTCCTCACCTGCCCGTTCGACTTTAGATTCTCGATATCAGCAACAACACGAGAGCCACGGGATGGAGAAATCGATGGAAAAGATTATTACTTTTTATCGGTGGATGAGTTTAAGGCAAAACTGGCTGCTGATGAATTTCTGGAATGGGAAGAGGTATATACCGGCAGCTATTACGGTACCCTGAAAAGTGAAGTCGAACGCATTCGCGAAAAAGGCCAGCATGTACTATTTGATGTGGATGTGGTAGGCGGAACGAACATTAAAAAATTTTACGGCGACGAAGCCCTGGCAGTATTTGTCAAACCACCGAGCATCGAAGTATTGGAAAAACGGCTCATTCAGCGCTCTACCGACAGCCCGGAAGTGATTGCCCAACGGGTAACTAAGGCCAAACATGAATTAACTTACACCAAATATTTCGATTACATATTGGTGAATGATGATCTGCAAACTGCATTAAACGAAGCAGAAGAAACTGTGAGAGCTTTTCTGGAAAAATAA
- the nadD gene encoding nicotinate (nicotinamide) nucleotide adenylyltransferase translates to MNITLYFGSFNPIHNGHLAIAHKVLKEKLSDELWLVVSPQNPLKEEEMLWPEVDRLAMVKLAIEGEEGIKASDYEFHLPRPSYTYQTLLRLKQDFPQHTFKLLIGGDNLKAFDHWRDHQKILDEFGLIVYPRPGYENEALANHPNATLLKAPLLDISSTEIRERLSKGLSLIPLIPQKVADYIETKNFS, encoded by the coding sequence ATGAATATTACACTCTACTTTGGCTCCTTCAACCCAATTCACAACGGCCATTTGGCTATCGCGCACAAGGTGCTGAAAGAAAAATTGTCCGATGAATTATGGCTGGTTGTTTCACCTCAGAATCCGTTAAAAGAGGAAGAAATGCTTTGGCCGGAGGTGGACAGGCTTGCTATGGTAAAACTGGCTATTGAAGGAGAAGAAGGAATTAAAGCCTCGGACTACGAGTTTCACTTGCCGCGGCCATCCTACACTTACCAAACGCTTTTGCGGTTGAAGCAAGATTTTCCTCAACATACATTCAAATTGTTGATTGGAGGTGACAACCTGAAAGCATTTGACCATTGGCGTGATCATCAGAAGATTCTCGATGAATTCGGACTTATCGTGTATCCCCGGCCCGGGTATGAGAACGAAGCACTGGCAAACCATCCAAACGCAACACTACTGAAAGCTCCACTTCTGGATATCTCCTCAACTGAAATCAGGGAGCGTTTGAGCAAAGGACTATCGCTGATTCCACTGATTCCCCAGAAAGTTGCTGATTACATCGAGACCAAAAATTTCAGCTAA
- a CDS encoding outer membrane beta-barrel protein: MKLLKTIATIVAVMGISQSLSAKNFYLKARGGYGWGVAKDGYYVDLNQGRVTADGYQEQIYTSIGAGIPVGISAGYYLNDNIGAELDFTYLIGKTVNVADYNVPNSAGQEPNIDVYTHQYRVSPTIIMSTGHSKTFSVYTKVGFVLPVGGYSMVNANITQLMPNPSDPTQMVPVADLKVEQKIYGKFSLGFKGVLGVEYKLDEKMSVFTEIEGVYLNIKRKKMEVTRYEVNGQDALSTYPGATTVNYKDKIQVDQSGNPVNANEALSTTSPYSKQGINLGFTYYF; encoded by the coding sequence ATGAAACTACTAAAAACTATCGCAACTATTGTGGCGGTAATGGGTATTTCCCAGTCACTGTCAGCTAAGAATTTTTACCTCAAAGCACGGGGTGGTTACGGATGGGGCGTCGCCAAGGATGGTTATTACGTTGATTTAAATCAGGGAAGAGTTACCGCAGATGGCTACCAGGAGCAAATTTATACCTCCATTGGTGCGGGTATTCCTGTAGGAATTTCTGCCGGTTATTACCTGAATGATAATATTGGAGCTGAGCTTGATTTTACTTACCTCATCGGTAAAACAGTAAATGTTGCCGATTACAATGTTCCGAATTCAGCAGGCCAAGAACCCAATATTGATGTTTATACGCATCAATATCGTGTTTCACCGACCATTATTATGAGCACTGGTCATTCAAAAACCTTCTCAGTTTATACCAAAGTTGGATTTGTATTGCCTGTTGGGGGCTACTCCATGGTGAATGCTAATATAACTCAGTTGATGCCCAATCCGTCTGACCCAACCCAAATGGTTCCGGTTGCAGATTTGAAAGTTGAACAGAAAATATACGGTAAATTTTCGCTGGGTTTCAAAGGCGTCCTGGGTGTTGAATATAAACTGGACGAAAAAATGTCTGTATTCACGGAGATTGAAGGTGTCTATTTGAATATTAAACGGAAAAAAATGGAAGTAACCAGGTATGAGGTAAACGGGCAGGATGCGTTGAGCACTTATCCCGGAGCTACAACGGTTAATTACAAAGACAAAATTCAGGTTGACCAGAGTGGTAATCCGGTAAATGCGAACGAAGCGCTGTCAACAACTTCACCTTACAGCAAGCAGGGTATTAATCTTGGTTTCACTTACTATTTCTAA
- a CDS encoding 2-oxoacid:acceptor oxidoreductase family protein, with amino-acid sequence MTEEIIIAGFGGQGVLSMGKILAYSGVMQDQEVTWFPSYGPEMRGGTANVSVIISDERISSPILHEFDTAIILNQQSLDKFEQQVKPGGVLLYDPNGIVHPPTRKDINIYKVEGARLAAEMGNPKTFNMIIMGAYLKVKPIFGMEKVKKGLEKSLPERHHKLIPLNLEAIEVGQKNMEVVHTV; translated from the coding sequence ATGACTGAAGAAATCATTATAGCCGGATTCGGTGGACAAGGCGTTCTTTCCATGGGGAAAATCCTGGCGTATTCCGGTGTTATGCAGGATCAGGAAGTAACCTGGTTTCCTTCGTACGGACCTGAAATGCGCGGTGGAACGGCCAATGTGTCTGTTATCATCAGTGACGAACGCATCAGTTCTCCCATTTTGCACGAATTCGATACTGCCATCATCCTGAACCAGCAATCGTTGGATAAATTCGAACAACAGGTGAAGCCAGGTGGCGTTTTGTTATACGATCCGAATGGTATCGTTCATCCTCCTACCCGCAAAGACATCAATATTTACAAGGTGGAAGGAGCACGTTTGGCAGCTGAAATGGGTAACCCTAAAACATTCAACATGATTATTATGGGTGCCTACCTGAAAGTGAAACCCATATTTGGAATGGAGAAGGTGAAGAAAGGATTGGAGAAATCACTTCCCGAAAGGCACCACAAACTCATTCCGCTTAACCTCGAAGCCATTGAGGTGGGGCAGAAGAATATGGAAGTTGTGCACACCGTTTAA